TTCTTCCATGTTCAAAATTCTGTTAACTTCTTCAATATCTGCTCTTGTTTCTTTACTGAGGAACTGGATATTTCTGGAGTAATCCCTGTACTTATGGGCAAGCCTCCTGAAGATCTCAACCTGGGAGCCGTTAAAGAAGTTCTTCACAGGCTCTGCATCGGCGTGCAGCTCTTCAAATTCGGTTTTTCGTAAGGCTGCAGCTCTGAAAAAGGATGAAGGGTCTGAGTTTTCTGTCAGTTCTTTCAGGAATTTCCTGTAGGCTTCTATCCGGACTCTACCAGGGAAGCTCCCTTCTTCTTCATATCTTCCTTCGATTACCTGCAGAGCTGAAAGCTCTTCCCTGAATATTTTCTCTGCAGTTTCGTAGAGTTCGCCCTCTTTTTCAGGCAGGCTCAGTTTTTCAAAAAGGTCATTAAGGATCTTCTTTACGGCTTTGAGGTCCTCTTCTTCGGTCTTCTCCCTGATTTCTATGACCACTTTGTCAGCTTCGTCCCTTCTTGTCAGGTGTTTTGCCGTAGCACTCGCATCGTTAAACAGGTACTCGGACTGGTAGCGAAGTTTGATCTCTTCTCTAAGGTAAAGAATTGCCACAAGCCCTGAAATCGTCATTTCTTTCCAGCCGTAGGGCTTCTTCATGAAGCGTTCCTTTAAATCGCTTAACAGGACCCTTCCGCTTCTCCCGTACTTCAGCTGGATGTAGTCAAGCATCTCCTTTAATGCAAGCCTGTTTATTTCACTGCCTTCAACTCCGAACCTCTCAAGGTCGTCCGAGCGCAGGACTCTGAGCACTTCGCTATCGTTTTCATAGTCCTTTATAACATATCCGGCTTTGTTGTAAACGTTCTGTATAAGTAAGTCGAGCCCTTCCTTTATGCGCTCTTTAGGGCTGGATTTCTCAGGGATTACTTCCTTGTTGTCAACAAAAACCCTTGAATCCGAGACCCCTTTCTGGACCAGTTCCAGGGCTTTTGCTCTTGCACTGTTAGCATTCTGCTGTTTTGTGGAAAGAATATTCTGGATTTCCACATTGTTCCGGTTTGAGGAGTTTTGCTTGAGATACTTCTCTATTTTCAGGTAAGACCTTATCTGGTCGATCAACTCGTCTTCCGGAAGTATGAAAAGCAGGGTGTCCGTTGAATCTATATTGCTTAAATTCTCGCCGCTCAGGGACTGCTGATTTCCTTTTTTACTGTTATACTGGTCTGAAAGAGGGGTCAGGAATTTGATTGTAAGGTCTGCACCTGTGACAGTCTTCTCCCTGTTATCAATAGCTCTGTTAAACTTGTAGTCCTTATGAGATGCCGGGCAGATCCCCTGTTTCTGCTCATAAAGCATCGTATGGATCTCTTCAAGGATCTGGTGCTCTTCGATTTCTACCCTTTTGATGTCCTTGTTAATCTCTTGCTCCTCATTTGTCAGGAAATAATACTTGTCTTCGGACTTGTTAATCAGGTTCTGGTCTTCGAGTTTCCGCAGGGATTCAACGATTCTTTCTTTCAGTTTGAGCTTATTTTCATCAACTGAGGAAATGGAGAGTACTATCAGGTTGTCAAGGTTAGGCTCAATTTCCGGAATACTCCTGATCATAAACAGGATTTCCAGAAGTTCGCAGTCTTTGTCATTAAGAAAATCGTTCTTCCGGGCATGGGAGATTGTTCTTGCGATAATCGGGTCAAGGAAGCCTTCAATAGTCTCATAGAAAGCATGGAAAGGAATCAGCATCCCTACATTGTTTTCGCAGTAGTTCTCGGTAGACTCTTTAAAGGCGCTGAGCATCGACCTTTCCCCTTTTGCCAGGTGTTTGCCCGTAAACCCTGTTTCTCTGATCCTGTCAAAGACCTTCTGCACAAGGTTGAACTGGTAGGGGACAAAAGGATATACGTTTACAAAGTCATCTTCGTTTTTGTAGACTTTAATTTCAGCCCGGTTTGAAAAAGCAAGCAGATTTCTGAGTATTGTCTGCTTTTCAGCATAGTAAGAAGCCAGAACGTCCCTGTATTCCTCTTTCTTATGCAGAATCCTTTTCTTGATAACCTCGTCCACATTAGCGCTGGTAAGTCCCAGTCTGGTGTTAAAACGTCCCTGAATCTTGGAAAAGTCGTAACTTTTCACGTGTTCCTTTGTAACAGTATCAATATCAGCCTGTGAAGTGACTGCAACCCAGGCTTTTCCCCGGAGTTTGGTCCCTAGTTCTTCCACAATGGTCTGAAGGTTGAGCATCAGTTCGCTGTTTTCTCCTATATACTGCCCCACTTCGTCCACCAGGAAAATTACCTGATGGTCTTTTCCTTTTGATTTGCAGTACTTATCTAGCTTTTTTGCAAATTTCTCAACACTAAAAGTATATCCTGCGCCGTCGTTTTCAAACAGCCTGGTAGCAGCTTCCTTGCTCATGTAGCCGCAGTTTTCAAGGGCTTCTATGATATCGTCCTGCTCGAAACCATAGGTAACTCTTCTTTCTTCCCATGGATCTCCATTTATGAGCTCGAATTTGGTTTTAAATGCTTCATAAAGCCCTTTTTCTTCAAGGTCTTCTTCAAGATCTGCGATCCAGAAAACATCCCCCAGGTACCCTCTCATATCATTGAAAGCTCTCATGAAAATGTTTACAATCTGTTCATCGCCCTTATTTGCAGTGTTTGCTTTGGAATCAATATTAAAGAGAATAACGTCTTTAGTACCTGTAGTAACGGCTTTTTCGATATTGGCAAAAATAGCAGGGTCTGTAATTTTTTCCCTGAAAAATTCGAGTGCTGTCTTTCCATGGACTTCCCTATTCGCCAGTAAATATGAAAGGATTTTGAGGAAATGCGATTTTCCTGAACCGAAGAACCCTGAGATCCAGACTCCTATTCTGTCTGTAGGTTCTTCAAGTGCTGCAGCATAATTTCTGAAAAATGTATCAAAATGCTTTCTGGATTCCCCTGTTACCACATACTCGTCAAGTTCAGTATAGACGCTCCTTTCGTCTTCCTGATCAACCTTTATTACCCCGTTGATATCTCTTCGGATATCTTTTTCGAATAAATCTTCTATTTTTATTTCTGTGGCTGTCATGTTTAGCACTCTGAATAAATATTAGTTTGAATTGAGTTTCTATGTGAGTTAAATTTAAGATTCTGGATGTTATCTGAAAACCTGAAACTCTCCATAGAGTAGTCCCGAACAAATTTCTAAAATTTACATTGCCTCTGGCATCAAGCGGAAAGCTCTGTAGTAGTTCTTGCTTTTGAATTCTCCAAATAAGCTCAGGTCAAGCCCGCTGAATTTTCCAGGATAAAACATCACAAGAGGCTTTTTACCTGTAACGGAATGAAGGTTATTAAGGACAGAATGAGCTCTGACCATTGGCCAGGCATTTCCCACTCCTGTCAGGAAAATAATATCATAGTTTCCCTGAAGTATCTCGGAGATTTCTTTCTTTGTAGCATCCTGGTTAAGAATAAGTCTTATCTTCTCAAGTAAGGCGTCTGAACCCTTTTTCCTTTCAAACTGGGTTATTTTTTCATCACTAAGCTTCTGACTTAGTATTTTGAGACACAGATCGTACAGGTTAATCTCAATTATTTTAAGAGAATATTTGGTCTCAAAGCCTGTAACCATCTTTTCAATTGTGTCTCTGACTAGAAGCTCTTTATCAGGCTCATAATCAAATATCCAGTATGGGATTTCATTTCCCAATCCTTTACATTCCAGAAAATCCGTTGTTTTTATCTTTTCTTTAAAGAGTTCCAGACGCTCTTCAAGTTTCATAAATTTAGAATACAGCACTATCTATAAATCGGTTATTATTTTCAGCCAGTACTGTATTATCTTTTTTAAGCTTCTGAGTCAAAAGTCTCAGTAAGCTGTTTTAATAGATTAATGTTCAATGCAGGTGCAAGTAATGGCATCTGCACCAACCCACCTGTTCCTCATGCAACTGATAACTACATGCATACAGGTGACGGTTTTTTCTCTCAGAGCTTCATCAATTGTACACATTCTATCGAAAAATTTCTGGCACTTTGGAAAGGAAGCAGTCCCATGGGTGGAATATACATTCTTTCAATATTTACAAATAATTTAATTCAAATTCTTTATAGAATGTCTATATGTGTAAACTGCAAACCCTACTTATATTTAAGAAAGTATTTGTTAGTGTGGACGGGTGTAGAGCAGGTCGTTTTCAATTGCACTTCTAGTTCGAGAGAAGAGATTCGAATATCTGAACTCCTTCGCGATAAACAGTCTTTTGGAAGCTTATGGTTCAGTTTTTATACAGAATGCTGATTCAAAGGCATCTGAGAAAATAGTTCAGAATGGATTAAAATAAATAACTAAAAGAGAGTTTAAATGCGAGGGGTGGGATTCAAACACACGAAATCCTTCGATAACAGATCTTAAGTCCGTTGCTTAAGAGATTAATCTTGCCACAACTCACAAGAAGCTTTATAAATCATAGAATTAATCAAAAAAATTAAGTGCGGGGATATAGGTATCTTCAAAAAACGCAACGCTGTTTTGTGAGAATTTTGCACAACCCTAATTTTTGAAAGTTGCCTTAACTAAAATCTATTATTTATATATTTTAACAATAAAAAAGTCTAGTTTCTAAGCCCATACTTAAAGATTCTTTCGAATTTTGATTTATTTTTAAAAAATCAAAAAGTTGTGCCTATTGACAAACAACATTGAAAATACAACATAACTCGCCAAAGAACACAACCAAAACACTTAAGAGAATTTCGACAAATTGCTTATATGCCCTTTATAAACAATCAACCAAAAAACGAGGTTTATCGAAATCCTCTTAATATTGCTCCAAAATATTCTTTAAACTTTCTTGATCTTCCTTAGATAACTTCTCATTTGGTTTGCAAAATTCTACGATATTGTGATCATTTATTAAACTTGCATTGCGTATACTTCTATAGATCTTGGGTTTACTGATACCTTTTGGGTATATTGAGGAATTTTTTAAGAAAGGATAAGATTCTTTATCATTAGTGCAAATAAGATTACATTTTGAAGCGATTACAATAGACCCTACATTCGGCAGGTTGACGTAATTAGAGATAGATATTTTCATATTTTTCTCCCATGAGCCTCAGTATCTTCCAGTGAATATCCTCCATATTCAATATTTCGGACTCTATTTCTCCTTGTTTCTGAATCCTAAGTTCTGTAATTCCCTGGAAATTGAAAAATATCCATCTCATTGTAGGTCTTTTTGTTGGCTTCCCTTTTTGATCTGGAACCGTTTCATTTTCTTCTTCTAACTTTGTTCTTAATTTCCATTCTGCAATTGAATAAATCATTAAGCAGAGAACCATTATCATAGTCAGTGCTTCAATTCGGGATTTTTTCTTGAGGTAAACTTTCGATATGCTAAACGTATCACTTTTCAAGAACCTGAATCCTTTTTCTACATTGTCCTGTCCTTTGTAATACTTCAGCATATCTTCAGGAGAAATACTGATATCATTACTTGCAAGAATGAAAAGTCCCATTTTCTCCATTTCTTTCAAAACAAAAGCTTCATTAGTCTTTAAACTGCCATCAATCCTGTAATAAGTCTTTAATTTCTCATCTTTTGAAGGTCTGCCTCTTTTACCCGATTCACGTTTTTTAATGGCTTTCAAATCAACATTTTCAAACACAATTGAGGGGAAATCTTGAATCCATTTCTCTGCGGCTTTTAATGCATCATCTTCACAGAAGAAGTCCTCTCCTTTCAGCTTTTTAAAAGACTTCTCTGCTTTTTCAAACTCTTTGTCAAGCTTTGTTCTGAGAGTTTGCTCTTTTTTCTCTTTCATCTTGTGAGAAAGCAGCAAAACCCACTTTTGTTTAACTCCACCATATTCCACAAAGGTTTGATAAAATGAGTATCTTTCGTCGCTTTTTAGCGTTTTCAGGTTCAGATTTGCAGCTAACAGTTCCTTTGCCTCGGTAATTGTTGCAGGAACGCGACTGATCCAGAATGACGTTCCTATGTTCTTGATATTATTGTCTGTGTAAAAGGAACTATCAGCGACATAGTACACTTTGCTTTCAGGCCTTAGAACTGATTTAAGAGAGTTGATAGCTTCCAGAATTGTGTTTTTGTCGGAAGCATTTCCTGAATGGGTGTTCATGAAAAGAGGTATGCCATGCTGATTAACAATCAAGCTCAGTACAAATTGTTTGAGGTCCCATCTTCCGTTTTTGGGAATTCCAAAAGTAATATCAATAGACTCAGTTTCTTCGTCTTCATAATCCCCATAAACGCTGACACTTGTAGTGTCAGCGTGTAAACAGTGAACAGGAATAGGTAGACGAGCCATAATGTGAAGAGCAATTTCCGTAAACAGTTTTGTAGGGCCATATTTTACGATTCTATCAAGAGTCTCTCCGATAGCATATTGATTCAGGTCTTCTCTTGTTACATTGTCTCCGAAAAGCCTTTCAGTAGAAATGTTTTTGAAAAAATCAGGAAAAAGGTACAGACGTTGCCCTATGAAACCAAGACCATTGAGTACCATGGCAAGGATGCAAACTGAGTGAGGAACATTGTGATCCCTTTCCTTGGGAAGTTTCTCATCGATCAGTTTGTCAACTTCAAGTTCTCTGAAAACTCCAGCCATGAGACCAAGGTGACCTAAGAACCTTGTACGTTTTAAGGAAGATTCAACTCTTCTACTACTGTTTTTCTCTGACATGGGAAGACCAGGAAAGAGATATAAAATTAATAATATTAATCTATATGTTTACCTGCCGAGAGTAGGATAGACGCAAGATGTCTATCGTTGAATTTAGGATCTGGGAAATCCTCCGTTAATTTTGCTTGTATTTTGTCAACTTTGTCTCTAGAAACTGTTTTGACTTTCCCCTTATTTCCTAATAAAGTGAACAAACCAACATATTTTCCGTTTTTTTTGAGTTCATTATGATATTGAGTTCCTCCAAAAACGATCTTTCCCTTACCATTAAAAATCCAACTAAATACCGGCTCAAATTCGGAGTGATCTTGAGACTTTGATGAAAAAACAGAACTTAATACATTTGTATCAATTATTATACACATTAGAATATCTCCAATAAATCTAGTTCCTCTTTGACAAAAAAGTTCATGAAAGCTTCTGGTTGATCTTCTGAGTATCTGCCTTTATTATCAATTTCAATAATGTGAACTTTGTTTCCGTTATCGGTTCGTTCAAAAAATAATACTTGAGAATCAACTTTTTTACTTTCATTTTGACTAATTTTAATTCTAAATCTATTAATTAAATACTCACTATGGGTTTCAATAACAAAATTTTTGCTCTCAGCTAAATGCATACTATAAATAAATTCGCCTAAAGCCGCCTGTGCACGTGGATGTAGGTGAACTTCAGGCTGTTGAATTGCATACGATGTGTTTTTAGATCTCGAAATAATTTCGACAATAATAGGAAGAGCTTGAGAAACTCCGTAACCTACATTAGATATTTTAAAATTTTTGTTATTTAATATAATATCTAATTGAAATGGAGAAGTTTCATCCTTTCCAAATGGAACTGTGTTAATAGAATCAAACAGCCCACTTTGTACTCCAAAAGATTCAATTGAAGAAAGTACATCCTTCTTGTTACTGGATTTACTAAAATTAAGGAACCTGTTCAATAAATATGGGGCGTGATCCCCCTCAGAAGAAGGAGATACTCCATAGTTATCATATGTCCTTTTGGGTTTTGCTCTAATTGGAGCAATCCAACAGAATTTGCCAATAAAAGAAGGAAATATAACATGATTAAGTTGAGAAGCGACCTTTGCTTTATTAGAAGGATCGGTTGTTTCTTTCTTTTTTGTTTCCAACTCTGCTTCTATAAAGCTACCTATAATAGGTAACGGTGTACGAGAAGGAATTTTTATGATATTATACCCTTTATTTTTAATATTAATATCCACTTCTTGGATCCAATTTTTAAAGAAAGTAAGTGCTTCAGAAGGATCTTCAGGGATAGTTGAGATCTCTTTAACTTTATATTTTATAGATTTTTTCCCAATATTTGCAATCACAGTGTGATCTTTTGAGATATAGCTAAAATCTGTGATATAAGGAAGCCCTTTATCGTTTTCAAATTTCATAAAAATAGATTTATAAGAGTCCTCTCCTTTCGTGGGTTTACTATTTAGACCAAAAACCCCGATTTTAAAGAAATTTTTGTCTATATTGCTGTCGGCAATCTCACTAAAAGACCCAAGGTGAATATCCTCATAGTTGAACTTTTGATTGAGCCAAAACCCAGTATTATCTAATAAATTTAAAAGAGATAGTATTGAGGATTTACCTGTACTGTTTTCACCCATTAAAAAATTAACATTAGTAAAAGGGATGTACGTTTCATGAAAACCTCTAAAATTGTCTACATATAATATTATCATTATTTCACCTAATTATATTAAATTTAAAAAAGCTAATTAAAAGAAAGGAAAAACTTGCTATAAAAAAGTTTTTAATTTATCTTGTTTCAAAACTATACTTTTTGTAGTATATGTAATACAATTATTGTGCCATCTATTCTGCTAAAGCTCAAATTTGCCTAAGCTTTGGTCCTCTACAGTTTTGAACCATATTATCGAATTTATTAAGGGTTGTAAATTAATTGTGTTTTACAACCCTTTTTACTGCCTCTATGTAAGCTGTTTTACTATTTTACTGTAAAATTTACGCCTTCCTCTGATACAGCTTTACAATTTTACTGTAAATTTACAATTTCTTCTGATACCGTTTTACTATTTTACTGTAAATTTACATTTTTACATTTTACAGTAAAGTATACGCATT
This window of the Methanosarcina mazei S-6 genome carries:
- the brxC gene encoding BREX system P-loop protein BrxC — its product is MTATEIKIEDLFEKDIRRDINGVIKVDQEDERSVYTELDEYVVTGESRKHFDTFFRNYAAALEEPTDRIGVWISGFFGSGKSHFLKILSYLLANREVHGKTALEFFREKITDPAIFANIEKAVTTGTKDVILFNIDSKANTANKGDEQIVNIFMRAFNDMRGYLGDVFWIADLEEDLEEKGLYEAFKTKFELINGDPWEERRVTYGFEQDDIIEALENCGYMSKEAATRLFENDGAGYTFSVEKFAKKLDKYCKSKGKDHQVIFLVDEVGQYIGENSELMLNLQTIVEELGTKLRGKAWVAVTSQADIDTVTKEHVKSYDFSKIQGRFNTRLGLTSANVDEVIKKRILHKKEEYRDVLASYYAEKQTILRNLLAFSNRAEIKVYKNEDDFVNVYPFVPYQFNLVQKVFDRIRETGFTGKHLAKGERSMLSAFKESTENYCENNVGMLIPFHAFYETIEGFLDPIIARTISHARKNDFLNDKDCELLEILFMIRSIPEIEPNLDNLIVLSISSVDENKLKLKERIVESLRKLEDQNLINKSEDKYYFLTNEEQEINKDIKRVEIEEHQILEEIHTMLYEQKQGICPASHKDYKFNRAIDNREKTVTGADLTIKFLTPLSDQYNSKKGNQQSLSGENLSNIDSTDTLLFILPEDELIDQIRSYLKIEKYLKQNSSNRNNVEIQNILSTKQQNANSARAKALELVQKGVSDSRVFVDNKEVIPEKSSPKERIKEGLDLLIQNVYNKAGYVIKDYENDSEVLRVLRSDDLERFGVEGSEINRLALKEMLDYIQLKYGRSGRVLLSDLKERFMKKPYGWKEMTISGLVAILYLREEIKLRYQSEYLFNDASATAKHLTRRDEADKVVIEIREKTEEEDLKAVKKILNDLFEKLSLPEKEGELYETAEKIFREELSALQVIEGRYEEEGSFPGRVRIEAYRKFLKELTENSDPSSFFRAAALRKTEFEELHADAEPVKNFFNGSQVEIFRRLAHKYRDYSRNIQFLSKETRADIEEVNRILNMEEPYSQIRQLPVLKKRIEVAIQDALSARKKEIRDNLDAVTKELERELSDEIFSDDFKETVLRLFNVIERTIEDAEDCALVQSQVQIINSQRVEAYRQMDRERQTIREEQKKNEYKTRPEALDNPGTPATKSVDHDTGAETKIVPPAAPQRNTEVISNIAFFRCGKMLETEEDVEEYITQLREKLMGILKEKNIRV
- a CDS encoding DUF1788 domain-containing protein; protein product: MKLEERLELFKEKIKTTDFLECKGLGNEIPYWIFDYEPDKELLVRDTIEKMVTGFETKYSLKIIEINLYDLCLKILSQKLSDEKITQFERKKGSDALLEKIRLILNQDATKKEISEILQGNYDIIFLTGVGNAWPMVRAHSVLNNLHSVTGKKPLVMFYPGKFSGLDLSLFGEFKSKNYYRAFRLMPEAM
- a CDS encoding IS1634-like element ISMma3 family transposase, which translates into the protein MSEKNSSRRVESSLKRTRFLGHLGLMAGVFRELEVDKLIDEKLPKERDHNVPHSVCILAMVLNGLGFIGQRLYLFPDFFKNISTERLFGDNVTREDLNQYAIGETLDRIVKYGPTKLFTEIALHIMARLPIPVHCLHADTTSVSVYGDYEDEETESIDITFGIPKNGRWDLKQFVLSLIVNQHGIPLFMNTHSGNASDKNTILEAINSLKSVLRPESKVYYVADSSFYTDNNIKNIGTSFWISRVPATITEAKELLAANLNLKTLKSDERYSFYQTFVEYGGVKQKWVLLLSHKMKEKKEQTLRTKLDKEFEKAEKSFKKLKGEDFFCEDDALKAAEKWIQDFPSIVFENVDLKAIKKRESGKRGRPSKDEKLKTYYRIDGSLKTNEAFVLKEMEKMGLFILASNDISISPEDMLKYYKGQDNVEKGFRFLKSDTFSISKVYLKKKSRIEALTMIMVLCLMIYSIAEWKLRTKLEEENETVPDQKGKPTKRPTMRWIFFNFQGITELRIQKQGEIESEILNMEDIHWKILRLMGEKYENIYL
- a CDS encoding AAA family ATPase — translated: MIILYVDNFRGFHETYIPFTNVNFLMGENSTGKSSILSLLNLLDNTGFWLNQKFNYEDIHLGSFSEIADSNIDKNFFKIGVFGLNSKPTKGEDSYKSIFMKFENDKGLPYITDFSYISKDHTVIANIGKKSIKYKVKEISTIPEDPSEALTFFKNWIQEVDINIKNKGYNIIKIPSRTPLPIIGSFIEAELETKKKETTDPSNKAKVASQLNHVIFPSFIGKFCWIAPIRAKPKRTYDNYGVSPSSEGDHAPYLLNRFLNFSKSSNKKDVLSSIESFGVQSGLFDSINTVPFGKDETSPFQLDIILNNKNFKISNVGYGVSQALPIIVEIISRSKNTSYAIQQPEVHLHPRAQAALGEFIYSMHLAESKNFVIETHSEYLINRFRIKISQNESKKVDSQVLFFERTDNGNKVHIIEIDNKGRYSEDQPEAFMNFFVKEELDLLEIF